From the Gammaproteobacteria bacterium genome, one window contains:
- a CDS encoding 6-phosphogluconate dehydrogenase, NAD(+)-dependent, decarboxylating has translation MKIAMAGLGRMGGNMARRLLRGGIEVVGYNRTLQVSTDLAQESGLLPVTTLAEAVSQLPSPRVIWLMLPAGDPTEQAIHTLLPLLTPGDVVVDGGNTWYKDSERRGAWLAGHGLGFVDAGTSGGIWGLNNGYCLMVGGRAQDVAVIEPLLKVLAPAPDRGWAHVGPVGAGHFVKMVHNGIEYGIMQSFAEGLTLLQGKTAFDLDLAQVTELWRHGSVVRSWLLDLTAAVLAENQSLAGVAPIVADSGEGRWTVMESVEQGVAAPVLALALQMRFASRDTEGYGNRLLAMMRNAFGGHGIKSEAGPVP, from the coding sequence ATGAAAATTGCGATGGCAGGTTTAGGGCGAATGGGCGGTAACATGGCCCGGCGCCTACTGCGGGGTGGGATCGAGGTGGTGGGTTATAACCGTACCCTCCAGGTAAGCACGGATTTAGCGCAGGAAAGCGGGCTCCTACCCGTAACCACCTTGGCTGAGGCAGTGAGCCAACTCCCCTCTCCCCGAGTGATTTGGTTGATGCTGCCGGCCGGTGACCCCACCGAGCAGGCCATCCACACCCTACTGCCGCTCCTTACTCCGGGTGACGTGGTCGTCGATGGGGGAAACACCTGGTACAAAGACAGTGAGCGACGTGGTGCTTGGCTGGCAGGGCATGGCCTGGGCTTTGTCGATGCTGGTACTTCGGGGGGAATATGGGGGCTGAACAATGGCTATTGCCTGATGGTCGGCGGACGCGCTCAGGACGTGGCCGTAATTGAACCACTCCTCAAGGTCCTAGCCCCTGCCCCGGATCGGGGCTGGGCACACGTCGGGCCGGTAGGGGCCGGGCACTTCGTCAAAATGGTCCACAACGGTATCGAATACGGGATTATGCAATCCTTTGCCGAGGGTCTTACCCTACTCCAAGGTAAAACCGCCTTCGATCTAGACCTCGCCCAAGTGACTGAGCTATGGCGGCATGGCTCAGTCGTGCGGTCCTGGTTGCTAGACCTGACCGCCGCTGTCCTGGCCGAGAATCAAAGTCTTGCAGGGGTAGCACCGATAGTGGCAGATTCAGGCGAGGGACGCTGGACGGTAATGGAATCGGTAGAGCAGGGAGTAGCTGCTCCGGTATTGGCCTTGGCCCTGCAGATGCGCTTTGCCAGTCGCGATACTGAAGGCTACGGCAATCGCCTACTCGCAATGATGCGTAATGCCTTCGGTGGTCATGGCATAAAGAGCGAGGCAGGACCCGTCCCATAA
- the zwf gene encoding Glucose-6-phosphate 1-dehydrogenase, whose product MPESLVEPCTLIIFGATGNLANNKLLPALYRLEAAGRLPTQLAVVGLGRRALNDEQWRTQVTKLLSERIGQELNEAILVRFTSRLRFFRGDLAVPVDYQNLRQFLDNDPTLPENLIFYMAIRPAEFGEVSMHLAEVGLNREEDRWVRLVVEKPFGYDLESAQMLEARLHHYFEEGQIYRIDHYLGKGTVQNVLVFRFANLMMEPLWNRNYIDHVQITHAETQGIAQRADYFEGAGALRDMIQSHLLQLLTLVAMEPPANMDAESLRDEKVKVLKSIRPIPQSAVHAQAFRAQYTRGVVNGEKVAGYLDEKGVVTGSTTETYAALRLYIDNWRWRNVPFYIRTGKRMGSSLSTIAIRLRHPPQLLFRDTPIERLRPNWIILGIQPTECLRLEIQVKLPGLEMRTRTTTLDASYRYAHEPSLDAYETLLLDVLGGDRSLFLRYDEVRWAWRVVDPILKVWSMEREFINTYSAGSMGPSDANRLFERDDQTWRDSLSSEEEN is encoded by the coding sequence ATGCCAGAATCTCTCGTTGAACCTTGCACTCTTATCATCTTCGGTGCTACTGGCAACCTCGCCAACAATAAACTCCTCCCTGCCCTCTATCGTTTGGAGGCAGCTGGGCGATTACCGACGCAATTGGCCGTGGTCGGTCTCGGGCGACGCGCACTGAATGATGAACAATGGCGGACTCAGGTAACGAAATTACTCTCGGAACGCATCGGCCAAGAACTGAATGAGGCGATATTGGTACGCTTTACCTCGCGCCTACGATTCTTCCGTGGAGATCTAGCGGTCCCCGTCGATTATCAAAATCTGCGGCAATTCCTGGATAACGACCCAACGCTCCCGGAGAATCTAATTTTTTACATGGCCATCCGGCCAGCAGAATTCGGCGAGGTGAGCATGCACCTCGCCGAGGTAGGACTCAATCGAGAAGAAGATCGTTGGGTACGCCTCGTAGTAGAAAAACCTTTCGGCTACGACCTGGAAAGTGCCCAGATGCTGGAAGCGCGCCTGCATCACTACTTCGAGGAAGGACAGATCTACCGTATCGATCACTATCTTGGAAAGGGAACCGTCCAAAATGTCTTGGTGTTCCGTTTCGCCAATCTGATGATGGAACCTCTCTGGAATCGCAATTATATCGATCACGTCCAGATCACCCACGCCGAAACTCAGGGCATTGCACAACGCGCCGATTACTTTGAAGGAGCCGGGGCGTTGCGCGATATGATCCAAAGTCACCTCCTCCAACTCCTCACCTTAGTCGCTATGGAACCCCCGGCCAATATGGATGCCGAATCACTACGCGACGAAAAAGTAAAGGTGCTCAAATCAATCCGCCCAATCCCACAGAGCGCGGTTCATGCCCAAGCGTTTCGTGCCCAATACACCCGTGGGGTGGTGAATGGAGAAAAGGTAGCCGGCTATCTTGATGAGAAAGGCGTCGTCACCGGTAGTACCACCGAGACCTATGCGGCCCTACGCCTGTATATTGACAACTGGCGCTGGCGCAACGTCCCCTTCTACATTCGTACAGGAAAGCGGATGGGGAGCAGTCTCTCGACAATTGCTATTCGTTTACGCCATCCGCCCCAATTGCTATTTCGCGACACCCCCATCGAACGACTGCGACCCAATTGGATTATCTTGGGTATCCAACCTACCGAGTGCCTACGACTCGAGATTCAGGTCAAGCTACCAGGGTTAGAGATGCGCACCCGCACTACCACCTTGGATGCCAGTTACCGCTACGCCCACGAACCCTCTCTGGATGCCTATGAGACCCTGCTGCTAGATGTATTAGGCGGAGACCGTTCCTTGTTCCTACGTTACGATGAGGTGCGCTGGGCGTGGCGGGTAGTTGACCCAATCCTCAAGGTTTGGTCGATGGAGCGGGAATTTATCAATACCTACTCCGCAGGCTCCATGGGTCCCTCAGATGCCAACCGGCTTTTCGAGAGAGATGACCAAACTTGGCGGGACAGTCTTTCCTCCGAGGAGGAAAATTGA
- a CDS encoding putative Chromosome partitioning protein ParA (Evidence 3 : Putative function from multiple computational evidences), which produces MSRLILVHGDKGGVGKSTLARATLDYLYRRRRVPIVYDADNCNGQIYRFYKDIFPVKQLNIDLRGSFDEVLDKIAANKKASSQTNVFVDLPAQAGNSIDAALSELRLVEALDSIHARATLLFVIGRTKDSVNAIQIAFDLFGEIADLVVVKNEFFGEADRFIIYDASPTHQNIVKSGAKELLIPALWGDTYSIVDRLSLPFFRVAESNLQLSVKARISAWLNKFDAQFEKIDSWL; this is translated from the coding sequence ATGTCTCGTCTCATTTTGGTCCACGGCGACAAAGGCGGCGTCGGTAAAAGCACACTAGCGCGTGCTACGCTTGATTATCTCTACCGAAGGAGGCGCGTTCCCATTGTTTATGACGCCGACAATTGCAACGGTCAAATCTATCGCTTCTACAAAGATATCTTTCCGGTTAAGCAACTGAATATCGACCTGCGCGGTTCCTTTGATGAGGTTCTCGACAAAATAGCCGCAAATAAGAAGGCATCAAGTCAGACCAATGTGTTTGTGGATCTACCCGCACAGGCCGGTAATAGCATTGATGCTGCATTATCGGAACTACGATTGGTAGAGGCACTGGACAGTATCCATGCCCGGGCCACCTTGTTATTTGTTATTGGACGCACAAAGGACTCGGTCAACGCCATCCAAATAGCATTTGACCTATTCGGGGAAATTGCCGATCTCGTGGTAGTCAAGAATGAATTCTTTGGCGAGGCAGACCGTTTTATCATTTACGATGCCTCGCCAACTCATCAGAATATCGTTAAGAGTGGCGCCAAGGAGTTACTCATACCTGCGCTGTGGGGAGACACCTATAGCATTGTCGATCGACTCAGCCTTCCGTTTTTTCGGGTTGCCGAATCCAACCTGCAACTATCGGTCAAGGCACGAATAAGTGCCTGGCTAAATAAATTCGACGCGCAGTTTGAAAAGATTGATTCCTGGCTGTAG
- a CDS encoding hypothetical protein (Evidence 5 : Unknown function) — translation MTAITETFIELFKRQPNETDKIRLMSVQKALRLPDDDPLWTILIALDYYQKLYEEAPAKILEATQIATRTSITAAEAATTEKLVNGALAIANERVERVRASQWPLVIVSVLLSIALIGFGVSFWFSAKQFQTQKVEITADYESKLATANERFNNKLRAAKEQYDTTLMTRVHEAESISVRQVANDMGMLNWANQYRDLYKDKNFQGRIDFATQNQILIDALRSLNAEQRENLIQIIGKADRWREIRSSTKLPWPCFGVINPNDRDNRNTTICKVGLEGDIAPPTRIASSQHPKKPPHPPRPPLRLQPQAQ, via the coding sequence ATGACCGCAATAACAGAGACTTTCATTGAATTATTTAAACGCCAACCCAATGAGACCGACAAGATTCGACTGATGTCGGTACAGAAAGCACTCCGCTTGCCTGATGATGACCCACTGTGGACGATTCTGATCGCTCTTGACTACTATCAAAAGCTCTACGAGGAGGCCCCCGCTAAGATTCTAGAGGCCACCCAGATCGCCACACGCACCTCCATTACTGCGGCCGAAGCAGCAACCACCGAGAAACTGGTCAATGGCGCGTTAGCCATTGCCAATGAGCGCGTGGAACGGGTTCGTGCCTCGCAGTGGCCATTGGTAATTGTGTCGGTGCTCCTCTCGATTGCACTCATCGGATTCGGGGTTAGTTTCTGGTTTTCTGCCAAACAGTTTCAGACCCAGAAAGTGGAGATAACGGCAGATTATGAAAGTAAACTCGCCACTGCTAACGAACGATTCAATAACAAACTACGCGCTGCTAAAGAACAGTACGACACTACCCTAATGACTCGCGTCCATGAGGCAGAGTCTATCTCCGTCCGTCAGGTTGCAAATGATATGGGGATGCTTAATTGGGCCAATCAATATCGCGATCTTTATAAAGATAAAAATTTTCAGGGTCGGATTGACTTTGCCACGCAGAACCAGATCTTGATCGATGCACTCCGGTCACTCAATGCAGAACAGCGTGAGAATTTGATCCAAATCATTGGTAAAGCAGATCGTTGGCGTGAGATCCGTTCCTCAACCAAACTCCCATGGCCGTGTTTCGGTGTAATCAACCCTAATGATCGTGACAACCGGAATACCACGATCTGCAAGGTTGGGCTCGAAGGAGATATCGCTCCCCCTACTCGTATCGCCTCCTCCCAGCACCCCAAAAAACCTCCCCACCCACCGCGACCACCATTACGATTACAACCCCAAGCACAATAG
- the pncC gene encoding NMN aminohydrolase, producing the protein MAYEGSDPLSDTKWNQTLNDLEELSQRVGQSLAIRQFFLATAESCTGGGVGQAITAIPGSSTWYERGFITYSNLAKEELLGVLPTTLATFGAVSETTALEMAKGALIRSHAHIALAVTGIAGPGGATPGKPVGTVCFAWVRHDGLMQAVTHYLSGDRTAVRYQSVVVALEGILEILQKSLASNE; encoded by the coding sequence ATGGCATACGAAGGTAGCGATCCATTATCTGACACCAAGTGGAATCAAACCCTGAACGATCTTGAAGAACTTTCCCAACGCGTTGGTCAATCATTGGCAATACGCCAATTTTTCCTCGCTACGGCGGAGTCTTGTACTGGCGGTGGTGTTGGACAGGCCATCACGGCCATTCCCGGCAGCTCCACTTGGTACGAACGCGGTTTTATTACTTACAGCAACCTTGCCAAAGAAGAATTACTAGGAGTTTTACCCACAACCTTAGCTACTTTTGGTGCGGTAAGCGAGACGACCGCCCTAGAAATGGCAAAAGGGGCGCTGATCCGTAGTCATGCCCATATTGCCCTGGCAGTAACTGGAATTGCTGGACCAGGTGGCGCTACCCCAGGAAAACCAGTCGGCACTGTCTGTTTCGCTTGGGTACGCCATGACGGCCTTATGCAAGCAGTTACCCATTATTTAAGCGGTGATCGTACCGCAGTACGTTATCAATCCGTGGTGGTAGCCTTAGAAGGGATTCTAGAAATACTCCAGAAATCACTAGCATCTAATGAATAA
- a CDS encoding two-component system, sensor histidine kinase and response regulator, with protein MIDAPAKQKILIVDDAPNNIRMLIEMFASDYEIAVATDGEEALQATVAYQPDLILLDVEMPKLDGYEVCVQLKANPHTRSIPIIFLTGRNNKLDEAKGLRLGASDYITKPFCAEVAIARVKNHLALKQHQDATERMMIALQEARESAEQASRSKGEFLSNMSHDIRTPMNAIIGFADLALRTEVSPKLHDYLIKIARSSQSLLRIVNDILDFSKIEAGKLELEMSEFLLREVFEHLTDMFREKATEKHIDLILNISEECRYELCGDSLRLEQVLMNLISNALKFTEEGEIEVRVKTIQKSVHQIALEFSVRDTGIGMAEEFADKLFLPFTQADTSVTRKFGGTGLGLSISKKLVEIMGGNIWMNSEVGHGSAFYFTVTFQRKSGTEIEDMITPEDMEHLKILVVDDNDAVRNAAQEMLETFNFSVSTVGSGAEAIQVVQQGIAKGSPYQLVLMDWLMPGLDGLQTLQQFKDTISPELFPKTLLLIPYDREEKLRSVGDTVGVNAYIPKPLNCSILFDTIMEVFGRKVDKVFRRGRKKDIVNTRKIMERIGGARVLLVEDNTINQQVAREILEEVGLIVEIANNGLEAIIRVAESAYDIVLMDIQMPEMDGYQASRHIRGDAKFEKLPIVAMTAHAMTGDREKCLRAGMNDHISKPIDRIHLYGALMEWIPLREGLGLTTPLKHHENVNGDNPIIPWTLPGIDMNAAMTRFNGNLHLYRTLLLEFYRNYAGSHQQMQLFLTGRRKDDVISAAHLAHTIKGVAGNISAKRLYDATLALEQGIKHSREAAFMALDVYEKALNELLAAIATINQREDAWMLEEETFANADISPMDMEKITPLMRELYQRIQRKAYKVKESFGNLRPHLTHAPTQMREELKHLEDLIMKFDFKNAQHSLAMIAKTLNVNLEAGRHD; from the coding sequence ATGATAGATGCACCTGCAAAGCAAAAAATATTAATTGTCGATGATGCCCCCAACAATATTCGGATGCTGATCGAAATGTTTGCCTCCGATTATGAGATTGCGGTTGCTACTGACGGAGAGGAGGCCTTGCAGGCAACAGTGGCGTATCAACCGGATTTAATCCTCCTGGATGTTGAAATGCCCAAATTGGACGGTTACGAAGTATGCGTTCAACTGAAGGCTAATCCGCACACACGATCAATACCGATCATTTTCCTGACAGGCCGAAACAACAAATTGGACGAAGCCAAAGGATTGCGGCTCGGGGCCAGCGATTATATTACCAAGCCATTTTGTGCTGAGGTCGCAATCGCCAGGGTAAAAAATCATCTGGCACTGAAACAACATCAGGATGCCACGGAACGAATGATGATTGCCTTGCAAGAGGCTAGAGAATCAGCAGAGCAGGCGAGTCGTTCCAAAGGCGAATTCCTTTCCAACATGAGCCATGATATTCGCACTCCCATGAACGCCATCATTGGGTTTGCAGATTTGGCGCTGAGGACGGAGGTGTCCCCAAAACTGCACGATTATCTCATCAAGATCGCTCGCTCATCCCAATCCCTGTTACGCATTGTTAATGATATTCTTGACTTTTCCAAAATAGAGGCCGGCAAACTGGAATTGGAGATGTCGGAGTTTCTTTTGAGAGAGGTTTTTGAGCACCTGACCGATATGTTTCGGGAGAAAGCCACCGAGAAACACATTGATCTGATCCTAAACATCTCCGAGGAATGCCGGTATGAATTATGCGGTGATTCGCTACGTCTTGAACAGGTTCTAATGAATCTGATTAGCAATGCCCTCAAATTCACGGAAGAAGGAGAGATCGAGGTGCGGGTGAAAACCATCCAAAAATCCGTCCATCAGATCGCCCTGGAATTTTCTGTGCGAGATACAGGTATTGGCATGGCAGAGGAATTTGCAGATAAACTCTTCCTGCCCTTTACTCAAGCGGATACCTCAGTCACCCGCAAATTTGGAGGAACGGGCTTGGGGCTCTCCATTAGCAAAAAGCTGGTTGAGATAATGGGAGGCAACATCTGGATGAATTCTGAAGTAGGCCATGGCAGTGCGTTCTATTTCACTGTTACCTTTCAACGCAAATCGGGTACTGAGATCGAGGACATGATCACCCCGGAGGATATGGAACACCTCAAGATATTAGTCGTGGATGACAATGACGCCGTCCGCAACGCCGCGCAAGAAATGTTGGAGACTTTCAATTTCTCAGTCAGCACAGTGGGCTCTGGAGCGGAGGCCATCCAGGTAGTTCAGCAAGGTATTGCCAAGGGAAGCCCCTATCAATTGGTCTTGATGGACTGGCTCATGCCCGGCCTGGATGGTCTCCAAACCCTTCAACAATTTAAGGACACCATCTCGCCGGAATTATTCCCAAAAACACTCCTGCTGATTCCTTACGACCGCGAGGAAAAGTTACGATCGGTGGGAGACACCGTGGGGGTCAATGCCTATATTCCTAAACCGCTCAATTGCTCGATCCTGTTTGATACGATTATGGAAGTCTTCGGTCGTAAGGTTGATAAGGTCTTTCGTAGGGGGAGGAAAAAGGATATTGTCAATACCCGAAAAATCATGGAGCGGATTGGTGGTGCTCGTGTATTACTGGTTGAGGACAACACCATCAACCAACAAGTGGCCCGAGAGATTTTGGAGGAGGTAGGGTTGATCGTGGAAATAGCCAATAATGGTTTGGAAGCAATTATTAGAGTCGCAGAATCAGCGTATGACATCGTACTCATGGATATTCAAATGCCAGAAATGGATGGTTACCAGGCCTCACGCCATATTCGGGGCGATGCTAAATTCGAAAAACTGCCCATTGTGGCCATGACAGCCCATGCCATGACCGGGGATCGTGAGAAGTGTTTACGCGCGGGGATGAATGACCACATATCTAAACCTATCGACAGAATACATCTTTATGGGGCATTGATGGAATGGATTCCCCTGCGCGAGGGGCTAGGTCTAACCACGCCTCTCAAGCACCACGAGAATGTCAACGGGGATAATCCAATTATTCCATGGACATTGCCAGGAATTGATATGAATGCCGCCATGACGCGCTTCAATGGCAATCTTCATTTATATCGCACACTATTATTAGAATTCTACCGTAATTATGCTGGCTCCCACCAACAGATGCAATTATTCTTAACGGGAAGAAGAAAAGACGATGTGATCTCCGCCGCCCATCTGGCACATACCATCAAAGGTGTAGCAGGAAATATTTCAGCAAAACGGCTATACGACGCCACATTGGCCCTGGAACAGGGAATAAAACATTCACGGGAAGCAGCATTCATGGCGCTCGATGTTTATGAAAAGGCATTGAATGAATTGCTGGCAGCCATCGCAACAATCAATCAGCGTGAAGATGCCTGGATGCTTGAGGAGGAAACTTTCGCAAATGCAGATATATCCCCGATGGATATGGAAAAGATCACCCCACTGATGAGAGAATTATATCAACGGATCCAACGAAAAGCATACAAGGTTAAGGAATCATTCGGTAATCTTAGACCCCACCTAACCCATGCCCCAACCCAGATGAGAGAAGAATTGAAACACCTAGAAGATCTAATTATGAAGTTTGACTTCAAAAATGCGCAACATTCACTGGCAATGATTGCAAAAACACTTAATGTTAACTTAGAGGCTGGCCGGCATGACTGA
- a CDS encoding putative cyclic di-GMP phosphodiesterase VC_1348 (Evidence 3 : Putative function from multiple computational evidences) has translation MTEKHSKILIVDDDPNNITTMAGVLPDDYQLIVATNGLEALETISSEQPDLVLLDVTMPGMDGYEVCRQLKENPVTCEIPVIFLTALNEAEDEQKGLELGAVDYMIKPVNPAILRTRVKTHLALYYQTQTLEQQTKILEQQTRALEQQTRTLEQQVAERTTDLVETRRQIILRLSRAAEYRDNDTGNHVIRMSHYARLIAQAGGQDEKFVELLYNAAPMHDVGKIGIPDNILLKPGKLDSAEWTTMCQHPAIGAKIIGQHQDDLLQMAYVVALAHHEKWDGSGYPNQLKGEEIPLAARIVAISDVFDALTSDRPYKKAWSIEDAVRVIEEGSGQHFDPHWIPPFRAALPEIVRIKEEFHE, from the coding sequence ATGACTGAGAAACATTCTAAAATTCTCATTGTTGACGATGACCCCAATAACATTACCACCATGGCGGGGGTTCTGCCAGACGATTATCAGCTGATTGTGGCAACCAATGGACTGGAGGCCCTGGAAACAATATCTTCCGAACAGCCTGATCTAGTTCTCTTGGATGTGACCATGCCAGGAATGGATGGCTACGAGGTCTGCCGACAACTCAAGGAAAACCCGGTTACCTGCGAGATTCCCGTAATTTTTCTCACGGCACTGAACGAAGCAGAAGACGAGCAGAAAGGACTGGAATTGGGGGCGGTGGACTACATGATCAAACCGGTCAATCCGGCCATTCTCCGCACTCGGGTCAAAACTCACCTAGCCCTGTATTACCAGACTCAAACGCTGGAACAACAAACCAAAATCCTGGAACAACAGACACGAGCACTGGAACAGCAGACCCGAACCCTAGAACAACAAGTAGCCGAACGCACTACCGACCTGGTAGAAACGCGGCGGCAGATTATCCTCCGCCTAAGCCGCGCCGCTGAATATCGGGACAACGATACGGGCAATCATGTCATTCGCATGAGTCATTATGCTCGCTTAATTGCGCAAGCGGGGGGACAAGACGAAAAATTCGTCGAACTTCTGTACAACGCTGCCCCTATGCACGATGTCGGTAAGATTGGTATCCCAGACAATATTCTACTTAAACCCGGTAAGCTCGATTCCGCTGAGTGGACAACCATGTGCCAACACCCGGCTATCGGCGCCAAAATCATTGGACAACACCAGGACGATCTACTTCAGATGGCCTATGTCGTGGCCCTCGCGCACCATGAGAAATGGGATGGTAGCGGTTATCCTAATCAACTCAAGGGCGAAGAGATCCCTCTGGCCGCCCGCATTGTTGCCATCTCTGACGTTTTTGACGCCCTAACCTCGGATCGTCCGTATAAAAAGGCCTGGTCAATCGAGGATGCGGTACGTGTAATCGAGGAAGGGTCCGGCCAACATTTCGACCCCCACTGGATTCCGCCCTTTCGAGCCGCACTACCGGAGATCGTACGTATCAAAGAGGAATTTCATGAGTGA
- a CDS encoding Response regulator receiver protein, whose translation MTKADKYPKILIVDDVPSNVTTVAEILSDNYQLIVATNGWDVLETAASERPDLILLNVIMPEMDSYTVCKKLKADKICGGIPIIFVTANTDPEHITRGIEVGAFYYLTKPIDSKILLAIVKSALMDTSHPYFPRNDFFRPWDVLAFMDEGIFRIRTLEDALRLSGMLSEICPEPERRAIGLRELIVNALEHGTLGITYEEKSHLNETGEWAFEVARRLALDEHRNKYVTVRFQRKDNQIQFLIKDEGAGFDWPSYVEFDPRHVFDSHGRGIALAKKIGFDFLEYHGTGNEVLAVVYTTPHVVSEKCLITEEETTQIITRSSIE comes from the coding sequence ATGACTAAGGCTGATAAATATCCAAAGATTCTCATCGTTGACGATGTTCCTAGCAATGTTACGACAGTGGCGGAGATTTTGTCGGACAATTACCAGCTGATCGTGGCAACCAATGGATGGGATGTCCTGGAGACCGCTGCCTCCGAACGACCTGATTTAATCCTGCTGAATGTGATTATGCCCGAGATGGATAGCTATACCGTTTGTAAGAAACTGAAGGCGGATAAGATCTGTGGGGGAATTCCGATTATTTTTGTGACTGCCAATACTGACCCGGAACATATTACTAGAGGTATTGAGGTGGGGGCTTTCTATTATCTTACAAAACCCATTGACTCTAAGATCCTTCTGGCAATCGTCAAATCCGCATTGATGGATACCAGCCATCCGTATTTCCCAAGAAATGATTTCTTTCGGCCTTGGGATGTGCTGGCCTTTATGGATGAAGGCATTTTCCGTATCAGGACACTGGAAGATGCATTACGCCTGAGCGGTATGTTATCGGAAATATGCCCTGAGCCAGAAAGGAGAGCTATCGGATTGCGGGAATTGATCGTTAACGCCCTCGAGCATGGTACTCTCGGAATTACCTACGAGGAAAAATCTCATCTCAATGAAACAGGTGAATGGGCGTTTGAAGTGGCCCGCCGCCTAGCTCTAGATGAACACCGGAATAAATATGTCACGGTCCGGTTTCAACGTAAAGATAACCAGATTCAGTTTCTGATTAAAGATGAAGGTGCCGGGTTCGATTGGCCATCCTATGTGGAATTTGATCCTCGGCACGTATTCGATTCCCATGGGCGAGGCATTGCCCTTGCCAAAAAGATTGGGTTTGACTTTCTTGAATATCACGGTACCGGCAATGAAGTGTTGGCGGTAGTTTATACCACCCCTCACGTGGTGAGCGAGAAATGTCTCATCACGGAGGAGGAGACAACGCAGATTATCACGAGGTCATCGATCGAATAG
- a CDS encoding hypothetical protein (Evidence 5 : Unknown function), with the protein MSHHGGGDNADYHEVIDRIGGTRLLLVEDMPINQQVA; encoded by the coding sequence ATGTCTCATCACGGAGGAGGAGACAACGCAGATTATCACGAGGTCATCGATCGAATAGGCGGCACCCGTCTCTTGTTGGTCGAGGATATGCCTATCAATCAGCAGGTGGCCTAG
- a CDS encoding hypothetical protein (Evidence 5 : Unknown function): MGILVDLANNGAEAVQMVIGRHYDAVLMDIQMPVMDGYEATQAIRQDSRFARLPIIAMTAHAMASDQEKSLAVGMNGHIGKPIDIIGNLTPRPPLLNRRGGELFRCYA, encoded by the coding sequence GTGGGGATCCTCGTCGATCTAGCCAATAACGGGGCCGAGGCAGTACAAATGGTCATAGGAAGGCATTATGACGCCGTTTTGATGGATATTCAGATGCCGGTCATGGATGGATATGAGGCGACACAGGCCATCCGCCAGGATTCTCGTTTCGCGCGATTGCCCATTATTGCTATGACCGCTCACGCGATGGCCAGCGACCAGGAAAAGTCACTGGCGGTCGGGATGAATGGCCATATTGGCAAACCAATAGACATTATCGGAAACCTCACCCCCCGCCCCCCTCTCCTTAACAGGAGAGGGGGAGAATTATTCCGTTGTTATGCTTAA